In Accipiter gentilis chromosome 18, bAccGen1.1, whole genome shotgun sequence, the following are encoded in one genomic region:
- the FGF6 gene encoding fibroblast growth factor 6, translated as MATAQRLLITMSCEASIHRTLPAFVLLGFLAGIASTHPVVSRTNGTLLERGWQSLLSRSIAGMSGEKSDVNWESDYLLGIKRQRRLYCNVGIGFHLQILPDGRISGVHNENQYSLFEISTVERGVVSLFGVKSALFIAMNNKGKLYGTAVFQDECKFKETLLPNNYNAYESNAYSGAYIALSKHGRVKRGNKVSPAMTVTHFLPRI; from the exons ATGGCCACTGCACAAAGACTTCTCATCACTATGTCCTGCGAAGCCAGCATTCACCGGACGTTGCCTGCTTTCGTTCTCCTGGGTTTTCTAGCTGGGATTGCTTCAACACATCCAGTTGTAAGCAGAACTAATGGCACATTGCTGGAAAGAGGATGGCAATCTCTGTTGTCCAGGTCCATTGCTGGGATGTCAGGGGAGAAGTCAGATGTGAACTGGGAGAGTGACTATTTGCTAGGAATCAAGAGGCAGCGGAGGCTTTACTGCAACGTGGGCATCGGGTTTCACCTTCAAATCCTCCCAGACGGAAGGATAAGCGGAGTTCACAATGAAAACCAATACA GTCTCTTTGAAATATCCACTGTAGAGAGAGGTGTTGTTAGCCTGTTTGGTGTGAAAAGTGCTCTCTTCATTGCAATGAACAACAAGGGGAAGTTATATGGAACA GCTGTTTTCCAAGATGAGTGCAAATTCAAAGAAACCTTGCTGCCCAATAACTACAACGCATATGAATCAAATGCTTACAGTGGGGCTTACATAGCACTCAGCAAACATGGGAGAGTGAAGAGAGGAAACAAGGTTTCTCCTGCTATGACTGTGACCCACTTTTTACCAAGAATATGA